From Leptospira limi, one genomic window encodes:
- a CDS encoding DUF1577 domain-containing protein: MRPMDQITGKEQKNHVILHYLMNQEMKANWNGQVQTMTVLQEVPGGEEIIVQWAEVWPIGEGSTVVLSKLLARYLELHCTFVKQLAPHKIQLKVEKVLIAKKERLNPRFTITEEGMVNVTNIVSSKTIIEANMFNIPTLVRVNFEDYRKRMMVRSGEAGMMDIFKSGMERKFDVVKSTQKILFIKDATNPESYRMDAEGFLNYEDDIEENVDKLAFAARDKKIKSELILPILYKNELEEIIPIGYYFLQTKDKNITEDDLKFYQTQIAEMIERIKDANLMTTVEKFPVLDLSATGLKLKISNSSLVETLPKQKGILLELVFKLQTPFRFFGKIAWSHKEESGDLLVGVEFSGKRTYAEKVRFEENIEIIKNNGRTAA; encoded by the coding sequence ATGCGACCAATGGACCAAATCACAGGCAAAGAACAAAAAAACCATGTGATCTTACACTATTTAATGAATCAGGAAATGAAAGCCAATTGGAATGGTCAGGTGCAAACCATGACGGTTTTACAAGAAGTGCCTGGTGGTGAAGAAATTATTGTGCAATGGGCAGAAGTTTGGCCTATTGGTGAAGGATCTACTGTTGTTCTTTCCAAGTTACTTGCTCGTTATCTAGAACTCCATTGTACCTTTGTCAAACAATTGGCCCCACATAAAATCCAATTAAAGGTCGAAAAAGTACTCATAGCCAAAAAAGAAAGGTTAAACCCTCGATTTACCATCACCGAAGAAGGAATGGTCAATGTAACCAATATCGTCAGTTCCAAAACCATCATCGAAGCAAATATGTTTAATATCCCAACACTTGTACGTGTTAACTTTGAAGACTATCGCAAACGTATGATGGTTCGTTCTGGTGAAGCTGGAATGATGGACATTTTTAAATCGGGAATGGAACGTAAGTTTGATGTTGTGAAATCAACACAAAAGATTTTGTTCATCAAAGATGCAACAAATCCAGAAAGTTACCGAATGGACGCGGAAGGTTTTTTAAATTACGAAGATGATATCGAAGAGAATGTCGACAAACTCGCGTTTGCCGCTCGTGACAAAAAAATCAAATCGGAACTCATATTACCAATTTTGTACAAAAACGAATTAGAAGAAATTATTCCTATTGGATATTATTTCTTACAAACCAAAGACAAAAACATCACCGAAGACGATTTAAAGTTTTACCAAACACAAATTGCAGAAATGATCGAAAGGATCAAAGATGCAAATCTAATGACAACTGTGGAAAAATTTCCAGTCCTCGACTTATCTGCGACTGGTCTCAAACTTAAGATCTCAAATAGCAGTTTGGTGGAAACTCTTCCAAAACAAAAAGGAATTTTATTAGAATTGGTATTCAAACTCCAAACCCCATTTCGTTTTTTTGGGAAAATTGCTTGGTCTCATAAAGAAGAATCAGGTGATTTGCTTGTGGGTGTAGAATTTTCTGGAAAACGAACCTATGCTGAAAAAGTTCGTTTTGAAGAGAACATTGAAATCATCAAAAACAATGGTAGGACAGCTGCCTAA
- a CDS encoding HepT-like ribonuclease domain-containing protein has translation MFHELVFYCKELEAFIFRNQIQEFKEGEHDSFFAEEMLKTIQTESLKIPTSEKQKYPNLPWEKMDSMWQKDLARAYDYIDLKMLYYVCAYEIPKFSKTIKLEIR, from the coding sequence ATGTTTCATGAATTGGTCTTTTATTGCAAAGAATTGGAAGCTTTTATTTTCCGAAATCAAATCCAAGAATTCAAAGAAGGGGAACACGATAGTTTTTTTGCAGAAGAAATGTTAAAAACCATCCAAACGGAATCATTAAAAATTCCGACTTCGGAAAAACAAAAGTACCCAAATCTTCCTTGGGAAAAAATGGATAGCATGTGGCAAAAGGATTTGGCAAGAGCCTACGATTACATCGACTTAAAGATGTTATACTATGTTTGCGCCTACGAAATTCCCAAATTCTCTAAAACAATCAAATTGGAAATTCGTTAA